Genomic segment of Buchnera aphidicola (Aphis fabae):
AGTAGAAATACAAATATATGATGAAAAAAATAAAACATATTTTTGGGAACAAATAAATAAAGCCCAAGCATTATGGATTAGAAATAAATCTTCTATTAGTGATAATGAATATCAAGAATTTTATAAGTATCTAACACATGATCAAAATAATCCTATTACTTGGAGCCACAATTATGTAGAAGGTACTCACGAATATACTAGTTTATTATATGTTCCAGAAAAAGCAGCTTGGGATATTTGGAATAGAGAAAACAAACATGGTTTAAAATTATATGTGAAACGTGTTTATATTATGGATAATTCTCAAGAATTTCTACCAAACTATCTTAGATTTATTAGAGGTATAATAGATTCAAATAGTTTACCTTTAAACGTTTCTAGAGAAATATTACAAAATAATTCTATTACTCAAAATTTAAAAAAAGCATTAGTAAAAAGATCATTAAAAATGTTAGATAAATTATCTAAGAACGATAATGAAAAATATCAATCTTTTTGGAATCAGTTTGGATTAGTGTTAAAAGAAGGGCCAGCAGAAGATAATGAAAATTTAAATTTAATAGCTAATCTATTGCGATTTACATCAATTAAAAATAATAGTGCAGAACAAAAAATATCATTAAAACAATATGTATCTAATATGATTGAAAAACAAGAAAAAATATATTATATAACTGCTGATAGTTATATATCTGCCAAGAATAGTCCACATCTGGAATTATTTAACAAAAAAGACATTGATGTTTTATTGTTATCAGATAGAATTGACGAATGGATGATGAATTATCTTGTTGAGTTTGAAGGTAAGAAATTTCAGTCTATTAGCAAAGAAGATTCATCGCTAAATAAACTTATAGAAGAAAAATTAACAAATAAAGAAGAAACATCAAAAGAAATAGTTGATTTCTTAAGCAGGGTTAAAAAAGTACTGGGTAATAAAGTAAAATCTGTGAGATTAACAAATAGATTAACAGATACTCCATGTATTGTTTTAAGCGACTCAAATGAAATGAGCACACAAATGGCTAAACTTTTTACTGCTGCAGGACAACCTGTTCCAGAATTAAAATATATATTTGAAATTAATCCAAAACATGAATTAATTAAAAAAATATCTAAAATTAGTGAAGAAGAAATCTTTTCAGAATGGATAAAATTATTATTAGATCAATCATTATTTGCTGAAAAAGGTAATTTAGATAATCCACATAAATTTATTTCTAGAATGAATAAATTATTTATACAATTATAAAAATATGATTACTACTTATTTATAGTAGTAATCTGAATCTTACAACTATTTCAAAATAAAATAAAAAATAATTATGCGTATTGTTTTATTAGGTGCACCAGGTAGTGGAAAAGGAACTCAATCTAAATTTATTACAGAAAAATATAAAATCCCACAAATATCTACAGGAGATATATTACGTGCACATATTAAATTAAAAAATAAAATTGGGAAAAAAATATATAATATTTTAAAAAATGGAGAATTAGTTTCAGATAATATTGTTTGTAATCTTATTTATGAAAGAATCAAACAAAAAGATTGTAGTCAAGGTTTTTTATTAGATGGATTTCCAAGAACAATTCAACAAGCAGAATATATATCAAATTTAGATATTAAAATAAATTTTGTTTTTGAATTTATTGTACCAGATGCATTAATACTTCAAAGAATATCAGGTAGAAGAATACATATACAATCAGGTAGAACTTATCATATCTACTTTAATCCCCCAAAACAAGAAGGAAAAGATGATATAACCAAAGAAACACTGATTATTCGAGAAGATGATAAAATCGAAAGCATTCAAAATAGACTTGAAAATTACAAAAAAAATAATCATATATTGAATAAATATTATTTAAAAGAAGAACAGTTAAAAAAGTTAAAATTTTTTAAAATTGATGGAATAAAAAAACCTGATATTATTAAAAAAGAAATACAAAAAATAATAGAAAGTAATTTTTGCGTTCTACAGGATTCGAACCTGTGACCTACGGCTTAGAAGGCCGTTGCTCTATCCAGCTGAGCTAAGAACGCATTAAAAATATAATATAAAATTTAACATTAAAATACTATATATGCAACTAAATTAACATTATGTTCAAAAAATATATTAAATGATAAATAATTTTTAATTAAATACAAATTAATTGAGTTACTAAATAATGGCGGCAATAATTATAGATGGTAGAAAAATAGCAGAAAATTTAGAAATAAAAATTTTAAAAAAAATACAAAAAAGACAAAAAAATGGAAAAAGAATTCCAGGATTAGCAATGATTTTAATAGGAAACAATTCTGCTTCTCAAGTTTATGTAAATAAAAAAATATTAGCTTGTAAAAATGTTGGATTAATTTCTAAATATTGGAATTTTCCAAACACTGTTAAAGAAGAAAAAATATTACATCTTATTGATAAATTAAATAATGACATTAATATAGATGGTATTTTAATTCAACTACCTATTCCTAAAAAAATTAATCATTTTAAAATTTTTACAAGTATCAGACCAGATAAAGACGTAGACGGATTTCACCCATATAACACAGGATTATTATGTCAAAGAAATCCTACTTTAAGAGCTTGTACTCCCAAAGGTATCATTACTATGTTAAATTATATGAAAATTAAAACACATGGACTGAATGCAGTTGTAGTAGGGGCATCTAATATAGTAGGAAGACCTATGAGTTTAGAATTATTATTAGCAGGATGTACAACAACTATTACACATAGATTTACTAAAAATTTAAAAAACCATGTAAATAATGCTGATTTATTAATTGTTGCTATTGGAAAACCAAATTTTTTAAAAGGAAGTTGGATAAAGCAAGATTCTATTGTAATTGATGTCGGAATTAATCAATTACCAAACGGTTCTATAGTTGGTGATGTTGATTTTAAATCCGCATCCTTAAAAGCTTCTTATATAACTCCAGTTCCAGGTGGAGTTGGGCCGATGACTGTTATAACATTACTTCAAAATACGTTAGAAGCTTGTGAAAAATATCATGACATTTAAAAATTTGAGAAAAATTATTTATTTCTTGTATCTCCAAAATGTTTTATCAGATGAATCTTCTAAAATTACATTGAATTTTCGTATTTCATCGCGTAATTGATCAGCTTCTTTCCAACGTTTCAAATTTCTATAAATATTTCGTTTTTCAATCAAAATTTCAATTTTTTTTATTTTTTCTTGAGTAAAAAAAGATTTTTTTTGTAAAAAATCTTCAGGTTCTTCTAATAAAAAATTTAAACTAATAGCTAATTTTTTCAATCGAAAAGCAAGCAAATTAGATTTATATAAATCATTTTTCTTAAAATAGTTAATTTTTCTAGCTATTTTCATTAATATAAAAAACGCTTCTGGAGTGTTAAAATCATCATTTATTGCATCATAAAATAGACATTCTAAATTTATACCTTCTGTAGAATTAGGAATAGGATCGGTATTATACAGTGTATTATATAAGTACTTTAATGATGATTCTGCTGTTTTTAAATTTTCTTCAGAATAATAAAGAGGATGACGATAATGTGTAGATAAGAAAAAATAACGCAATACTTCAGGTTGATAGTGTAATAAAACATCTTTTAAAAAATATGCATTACCTAATGATTTAGACATTTTTTGATCATGTATTATTACCATACCAGAGTGAATCCAAAAATTAATTTTAAATTCATTATTAAAACATCTTGATTGAGATATTTCATTTTCATGATGAGGAAATAAAAGATCTGAACCACCTCCATGAATATCTATATAATTTTCAAAAGCAACATTAGTAATAGCTGTGCATTCAATATGCCATCCAGGTCTACCTTTTCCCCAAGGTGATTCCCAAAAGCATTTATCTGTTTCTTTAGATTTTTTCCAAAGTACAAAATCTAATGGATTTTGCTTTATTGTATTTGAAGTCATACGTTTACTAGAAATTAAATTTTTTAAAGATTGACGAGATAAAGAACCATAATACTTATCA
This window contains:
- the folD gene encoding bifunctional methylenetetrahydrofolate dehydrogenase/methenyltetrahydrofolate cyclohydrolase FolD, with protein sequence MAAIIIDGRKIAENLEIKILKKIQKRQKNGKRIPGLAMILIGNNSASQVYVNKKILACKNVGLISKYWNFPNTVKEEKILHLIDKLNNDINIDGILIQLPIPKKINHFKIFTSIRPDKDVDGFHPYNTGLLCQRNPTLRACTPKGIITMLNYMKIKTHGLNAVVVGASNIVGRPMSLELLLAGCTTTITHRFTKNLKNHVNNADLLIVAIGKPNFLKGSWIKQDSIVIDVGINQLPNGSIVGDVDFKSASLKASYITPVPGGVGPMTVITLLQNTLEACEKYHDI
- the cysS gene encoding cysteine--tRNA ligase; this translates as MLKFFNTLTSKKEKFKPIKNKKINLYVCGVTVYDFCHIGHARTFVVFDMIVRYLRFLGFQVKYIRNITDIDDKIILKSLEKDVDIKIFSNSMIDAMKQDFLRLGIDSPDQEPRVTEHIYDIIHIIKKLIQNKNAYINSQGDVVFSIDSDKYYGSLSRQSLKNLISSKRMTSNTIKQNPLDFVLWKKSKETDKCFWESPWGKGRPGWHIECTAITNVAFENYIDIHGGGSDLLFPHHENEISQSRCFNNEFKINFWIHSGMVIIHDQKMSKSLGNAYFLKDVLLHYQPEVLRYFFLSTHYRHPLYYSEENLKTAESSLKYLYNTLYNTDPIPNSTEGINLECLFYDAINDDFNTPEAFFILMKIARKINYFKKNDLYKSNLLAFRLKKLAISLNFLLEEPEDFLQKKSFFTQEKIKKIEILIEKRNIYRNLKRWKEADQLRDEIRKFNVILEDSSDKTFWRYKK
- the adk gene encoding adenylate kinase, with protein sequence MRIVLLGAPGSGKGTQSKFITEKYKIPQISTGDILRAHIKLKNKIGKKIYNILKNGELVSDNIVCNLIYERIKQKDCSQGFLLDGFPRTIQQAEYISNLDIKINFVFEFIVPDALILQRISGRRIHIQSGRTYHIYFNPPKQEGKDDITKETLIIREDDKIESIQNRLENYKKNNHILNKYYLKEEQLKKLKFFKIDGIKKPDIIKKEIQKIIESNFCVLQDSNL
- the htpG gene encoding molecular chaperone HtpG, coding for MNIPKTETYSFQSEVKQLLHLMIHSLYSNKEIFLRELISNASDAIDKLRFESISSPELSNNTPKIQISINKSQRTLIINDNGIGMTRKDIIENLGTIAKSGTKSFLKSLENKQNNIKNELIGEFGVGFYSAFIVSDKVLVRTKFAGNKSNDGILWESSGEGKYNITNVIKKTKGTEITLFLKKEEDEFLETWKIKNIVNKYSDHITVPVEIQIYDEKNKTYFWEQINKAQALWIRNKSSISDNEYQEFYKYLTHDQNNPITWSHNYVEGTHEYTSLLYVPEKAAWDIWNRENKHGLKLYVKRVYIMDNSQEFLPNYLRFIRGIIDSNSLPLNVSREILQNNSITQNLKKALVKRSLKMLDKLSKNDNEKYQSFWNQFGLVLKEGPAEDNENLNLIANLLRFTSIKNNSAEQKISLKQYVSNMIEKQEKIYYITADSYISAKNSPHLELFNKKDIDVLLLSDRIDEWMMNYLVEFEGKKFQSISKEDSSLNKLIEEKLTNKEETSKEIVDFLSRVKKVLGNKVKSVRLTNRLTDTPCIVLSDSNEMSTQMAKLFTAAGQPVPELKYIFEINPKHELIKKISKISEEEIFSEWIKLLLDQSLFAEKGNLDNPHKFISRMNKLFIQL